One Streptomyces sp. NBC_01237 genomic region harbors:
- a CDS encoding flavin reductase family protein, translating into MAMGTRPSVAADVDLRSVMRLFPTGVAVLVSGQADEAVATTINSLTSVGLMPPTVLVSLRLNSRAQKMVSASEEFCLNFLSAKQEHLAALFASRVKPAGRELEQYFTGAPEGRGVLDGAIAALRCTVTTSYTAGDHCLVIGDVTSAHHGDAGHGTLLFHRGRMASV; encoded by the coding sequence ATGGCAATGGGAACGCGGCCTTCCGTGGCCGCAGACGTCGATCTTCGGTCCGTGATGCGCCTCTTCCCGACCGGTGTGGCGGTGCTGGTATCCGGCCAGGCCGACGAAGCCGTGGCAACGACCATCAACTCCCTCACCTCGGTTGGGCTGATGCCGCCCACCGTCTTGGTTTCTTTGCGATTGAATTCGCGTGCGCAAAAAATGGTGAGTGCTTCGGAAGAGTTCTGTCTGAACTTCCTCTCCGCGAAGCAGGAGCACCTCGCCGCGCTCTTCGCCTCCAGGGTCAAGCCCGCAGGGCGGGAACTGGAGCAGTACTTCACCGGGGCCCCGGAGGGGCGGGGAGTTCTCGACGGTGCCATTGCCGCTCTGCGCTGCACCGTGACCACTAGCTACACCGCAGGCGACCACTGTCTGGTAATCGGGGACGTCACCAGCGCCCACCACGGCGACGCGGGTCACGGTACGCTCCTCTTCCATCGCGGCCGCATGGCATCGGTGTGA
- a CDS encoding VOC family protein yields MSITTTTHLNFRGTAREALDFYRSVFGGRTVAVTYKDANAVQNESEADWVMWGEVVGDNGFHVMVYDVPSQLPWNQGENPFFVSVRGDDAAEISALWGRLAEGSTIVGPLERAQWAPLYGMLTDRFGITWVLDVTVPYNG; encoded by the coding sequence ATGTCCATCACGACCACCACTCACCTGAACTTCCGGGGCACCGCACGCGAGGCGCTGGACTTCTACCGGTCCGTCTTCGGCGGACGTACGGTCGCGGTCACCTACAAGGACGCGAACGCCGTACAGAACGAGAGCGAGGCGGACTGGGTGATGTGGGGCGAGGTGGTCGGCGACAACGGCTTCCACGTCATGGTCTACGACGTACCCTCGCAGCTGCCCTGGAACCAGGGCGAGAACCCGTTCTTCGTCTCCGTGCGCGGCGATGACGCCGCGGAGATCAGCGCCCTGTGGGGCAGGCTCGCCGAGGGCTCGACCATTGTCGGTCCGCTGGAGCGTGCGCAGTGGGCACCGCTGTACGGCATGCTCACCGACCGCTTCGGCATCACCTGGGTCCTGGACGTCACCGTTCCGTACAACGGCTGA
- a CDS encoding proline dehydrogenase has protein sequence MDSGLAALLGAAVGSATTLGAAIVNGRAQARSQHAQWSRQHRRDAYAGYLSALHDRDIAMDAVLDALRSDRPDLPDVDEKTGRFITLAREVHRACEVVILEGPAPLAEIAERVANASSDLSHVMRRMAENARAGDTTHRVENIALAAERERALYRAVKDFRLAARSAIGTTG, from the coding sequence ATGGACTCAGGACTTGCCGCACTGCTGGGAGCCGCCGTCGGTTCCGCCACCACCCTCGGGGCCGCAATCGTCAACGGCCGTGCTCAGGCACGGTCCCAGCACGCGCAATGGAGCCGCCAGCATCGCCGCGACGCCTACGCCGGCTACCTCAGCGCTCTCCATGACCGTGACATCGCCATGGACGCCGTCCTCGACGCGCTGCGTTCGGACCGGCCCGACCTTCCCGACGTCGACGAGAAGACAGGCCGTTTCATCACCCTGGCCCGTGAGGTCCACCGCGCCTGCGAAGTCGTCATCCTCGAAGGGCCGGCACCCCTCGCGGAAATCGCGGAACGCGTTGCCAACGCCTCCAGCGATCTCTCGCACGTCATGCGACGGATGGCTGAGAACGCCCGCGCGGGAGACACCACCCACAGGGTCGAAAACATCGCCCTTGCCGCGGAACGAGAGCGAGCCCTCTACCGAGCAGTAAAGGATTTCCGCCTCGCCGCCCGTAGCGCTATCGGCACAACCGGCTGA
- a CDS encoding MerR family transcriptional regulator has product MDWPISEVARMSGVTARTLRHYDETGLLLPARIGANGHRYYEEHQLLLLQQILVLRALGVGLPEIGRILSEQVDEVDALRGHHRRLLAERDRLDALAGTVSRTIAELEQSRKDGNPVTINRPENLFEGVEPSQYEENMAGFPELAEAVGQRANAMSQADADAGHRERTAQMIRLAELMAAGHPAGADPVQAEIDAQYRALTQLRAVSPEEYRAIGRSCMNNDAWRTAYETIAPGLAAYQRDAIEEYATTRQN; this is encoded by the coding sequence ATGGACTGGCCGATCTCTGAAGTGGCCCGAATGTCGGGCGTGACCGCCCGGACACTGCGGCACTACGACGAGACCGGTCTGCTGCTGCCGGCCCGGATCGGTGCCAACGGTCACCGCTACTACGAGGAGCACCAACTTCTGCTGCTGCAGCAGATCCTCGTTCTGCGGGCGCTGGGTGTCGGACTGCCGGAGATCGGCCGGATCCTGTCCGAGCAGGTCGACGAGGTGGATGCCCTGCGGGGCCACCACCGAAGGCTCCTCGCGGAGCGGGACCGACTCGACGCCTTGGCCGGCACCGTCTCGCGCACGATCGCCGAACTGGAGCAGTCCAGAAAGGACGGCAACCCCGTGACCATCAACCGACCGGAGAACCTCTTCGAGGGCGTTGAACCCTCCCAGTACGAGGAGAACATGGCCGGCTTTCCGGAACTCGCCGAAGCGGTCGGACAGCGCGCCAACGCGATGAGTCAGGCCGACGCGGACGCCGGGCACCGTGAGCGGACCGCGCAGATGATCCGGCTGGCCGAACTCATGGCCGCCGGCCACCCGGCCGGCGCCGATCCCGTGCAGGCAGAGATCGACGCCCAGTACCGGGCGCTGACCCAACTGCGTGCCGTCTCGCCGGAGGAGTATCGGGCCATCGGACGCTCCTGCATGAACAACGACGCCTGGCGCACTGCCTACGAAACGATCGCCCCAGGGCTCGCCGCGTATCAGCGCGACGCCATCGAGGAGTACGCCACCACCCGGCAGAACTGA
- a CDS encoding transposase family protein: protein MGQLVGVAPPSSGECAWLLAPLTVVPAPRCSRGCRHPPVFVVALAACTVMAGACSLAAIARGAADAPPDLLIRLGGSCREPDTGPAAPAEATVRRVLQSVDGDALDAAIGAWPAE, encoded by the coding sequence ATGGGCCAACTCGTCGGTGTCGCCCCGCCCTCGTCCGGCGAGTGCGCCTGGCTGCTTGCCCCTCTCACCGTCGTGCCCGCCCCGCGCTGCAGCCGGGGCTGTCGCCATCCGCCGGTGTTCGTCGTGGCCTTGGCCGCATGCACGGTCATGGCCGGAGCCTGCTCGCTCGCGGCGATCGCGCGGGGGGCCGCCGACGCCCCGCCCGACCTGCTGATCCGTCTTGGCGGGTCGTGCCGGGAACCGGACACCGGCCCGGCAGCCCCGGCCGAGGCCACCGTGCGGCGCGTGCTCCAGAGCGTTGACGGCGATGCGCTGGATGCCGCGATCGGTGCCTGGCCGGCCGAGTGA
- a CDS encoding membrane-associated oxidoreductase — MENANLTPLERRVCQAFPLGEPIDVRQPADQDREPAGSWAPERTVRAEVIRDLLLSEPGEACALRLTGVRITGLLNLQYGHIAHPIRLISCHFTHPPDFDGAQTRQLDLSATHLPALSASGIRVDGALRLTDCLVAGPVQMDSAQVSGGIFLDGARLGLDGGCALLLDHASVGTDIWAPNLVADGGISLGAAHIQGSLNLESAQIKNAEGDALDAAHLTVGTVLNAGGLITEGRVKLTGTKVTGLLTFIGARLHNPGGVALGVSSCEAAVFSLWDADQISGDVKMHYASFKVIHAKPQVWPTTVRLEGLTYETLVPRLPAAQRLALLERDVDGFVPHAYEQLAASYRRVGDDVEARNVQLAKQRRQRRSLPWFGRLWGYLQDATVGYGYRPTRAMGWLLALLVIGSVTYGLHHPSPAAHGTGPAFNPVFYTFNLLVPLMDFGQKTAFTPTGPYQWLSYFLIVAGWVLATTVVAGVTRNLSRS; from the coding sequence GTGGAGAACGCGAACCTGACCCCTCTGGAGCGACGCGTCTGTCAAGCGTTCCCCCTCGGGGAACCGATCGACGTTCGCCAACCTGCGGACCAGGACCGGGAACCAGCCGGCAGCTGGGCTCCGGAGCGAACGGTCCGTGCAGAGGTCATCCGCGATCTCCTTCTCAGCGAGCCGGGCGAGGCGTGCGCGCTCCGGCTGACCGGCGTCCGCATCACTGGCCTCCTCAACCTCCAGTACGGACATATCGCCCACCCGATCCGCCTCATAAGTTGCCATTTCACGCACCCCCCGGACTTCGACGGCGCACAGACTCGTCAGCTCGACCTCAGCGCGACTCACCTACCCGCCCTTTCGGCGAGCGGCATACGAGTCGACGGTGCGCTGCGACTCACCGACTGCCTCGTCGCCGGGCCTGTCCAGATGGACAGCGCCCAGGTATCCGGCGGAATCTTCCTCGACGGCGCCCGCCTTGGCCTCGACGGCGGCTGTGCGCTCCTGCTCGACCACGCCTCCGTCGGTACGGACATCTGGGCGCCCAATCTGGTGGCCGACGGCGGGATCAGCCTCGGAGCCGCACACATTCAGGGCTCGCTCAATCTGGAGAGCGCCCAGATCAAGAACGCGGAAGGTGATGCCCTCGATGCCGCCCACCTCACCGTCGGAACCGTCCTCAACGCCGGTGGCCTCATCACCGAGGGCCGCGTCAAGCTCACCGGAACCAAGGTCACCGGGCTGCTCACCTTCATCGGGGCCCGGCTCCACAACCCGGGCGGCGTCGCACTGGGCGTCAGCAGCTGCGAGGCCGCAGTGTTCTCGCTCTGGGACGCCGACCAGATATCCGGCGACGTCAAGATGCACTACGCCAGCTTCAAGGTCATCCACGCCAAGCCCCAAGTCTGGCCGACCACGGTGCGCCTGGAGGGACTGACGTACGAGACTCTCGTTCCGCGCCTGCCCGCAGCACAGCGGCTGGCCCTGCTGGAGCGCGATGTTGACGGCTTCGTACCTCACGCCTACGAGCAACTCGCCGCCTCATACCGCCGCGTCGGTGACGACGTCGAAGCCCGCAACGTCCAACTCGCCAAGCAGCGTCGGCAACGCAGGTCACTGCCCTGGTTCGGCAGGCTCTGGGGCTACCTCCAGGATGCAACTGTCGGCTACGGCTACCGTCCCACCCGTGCCATGGGCTGGCTTCTGGCTCTGCTCGTCATCGGTTCAGTCACCTACGGACTGCACCACCCAAGCCCGGCAGCTCACGGCACAGGCCCAGCCTTCAACCCCGTCTTCTATACCTTCAATCTCCTTGTGCCCCTCATGGACTTCGGCCAGAAGACTGCCTTCACGCCCACCGGCCCCTACCAATGGCTCTCCTATTTCCTGATCGTCGCCGGCTGGGTGCTCGCCACGACCGTCGTCGCCGGGGTCACCCGCAACCTCAGCCGCTCATAG
- a CDS encoding FAD-dependent oxidoreductase — protein sequence MNSNRINRRGLILRTAALTATAATASALTASSARATPSSPAAGPVITPGDPRYDALIKGSNQRFLGSPERIKMIRSAADARAALQGAVRAGKRISVRSGGHCLEDFTYNPRVQVVLDFSEMNHVDYDPEMRAFSVEPGAQLSNVYETLYKGWGVTLPGGVCHSVGAGGHVAGGGYGILSRSLGLVVDHLYAVEVTTLGRRQQARTIIATREKDDPHRDLWWAHTGGGGGNFGLVTKYWFRSPGAKGNDPAGQLVSPPGAVLTSALHFPWDQIDETRFVRLLKNYGAWHEANKHPGSRYRDICSLFNVNFKHHGGLSLYTQSDATTPGARQRLDDYLTALQKGTGLQPVPMTKASGELAAMPGLFTPKELPWLRAVRMLGASDPTGANPTARIGFKNGYFRKNFTDHQLRTAYQYLSRDDLTNDETALVLFSFGGKINEVATDATAMPQRDSGFKAMFQCIWSDETDDAHYLKFLRDWYADFYQETGGVPALNGVTDGCYINYPDVDLTKPEFNTSGIPWTEIFYKDNYPRLQKIKATYDPGQVFRHSMSVQPAAR from the coding sequence GTGAATAGCAACCGAATCAACAGACGCGGTCTCATCCTGCGCACGGCCGCCCTCACCGCCACCGCCGCGACCGCCTCGGCGCTCACCGCGAGCAGCGCCCGGGCAACCCCCAGCTCACCCGCCGCGGGTCCCGTCATCACCCCCGGCGATCCGCGCTACGACGCCCTCATCAAGGGCTCGAACCAGCGCTTCCTGGGCAGCCCCGAGCGCATCAAGATGATCCGTTCCGCCGCCGACGCCCGAGCGGCGCTCCAGGGCGCCGTGCGGGCGGGCAAGCGAATATCCGTCCGCTCCGGCGGCCACTGCCTGGAGGACTTCACGTACAACCCGCGCGTCCAGGTCGTCCTGGACTTCTCCGAGATGAACCACGTCGACTACGACCCCGAGATGCGCGCCTTCAGCGTCGAACCCGGCGCCCAGCTGTCCAACGTCTACGAAACTCTGTACAAGGGCTGGGGCGTGACGCTGCCGGGCGGCGTCTGCCACTCCGTCGGCGCGGGCGGGCACGTGGCCGGAGGCGGCTACGGCATCCTGTCCCGCTCCCTCGGCCTGGTCGTCGACCACCTCTACGCCGTCGAGGTCACCACCCTCGGCCGCCGGCAGCAGGCACGCACCATCATCGCCACCCGCGAAAAGGACGACCCGCACCGCGACCTGTGGTGGGCGCACACCGGTGGCGGCGGCGGGAACTTCGGACTGGTGACCAAGTACTGGTTCCGCAGCCCGGGGGCGAAGGGCAACGACCCCGCCGGTCAACTGGTCTCACCCCCCGGGGCGGTGCTGACGAGCGCGCTGCACTTTCCGTGGGACCAGATCGACGAAACCCGGTTCGTCCGGCTCCTGAAGAACTACGGCGCATGGCACGAGGCCAATAAGCACCCCGGCTCCCGCTACCGCGACATCTGCTCCCTCTTCAACGTCAACTTCAAACACCACGGCGGCCTCTCCCTCTACACACAGTCCGACGCGACCACACCCGGCGCCCGGCAGCGGCTGGACGACTATCTGACGGCGCTCCAGAAGGGCACCGGGCTCCAGCCCGTACCCATGACCAAGGCGTCCGGTGAACTCGCCGCCATGCCAGGCCTGTTCACACCCAAGGAACTGCCCTGGCTGCGAGCCGTCCGGATGCTCGGCGCCTCCGACCCGACCGGTGCCAACCCCACCGCGCGCATCGGTTTCAAGAACGGCTACTTCCGCAAGAACTTCACCGACCACCAGCTGAGGACCGCCTACCAGTACCTCTCGCGGGACGACCTCACCAACGACGAGACCGCGCTGGTTCTCTTCTCCTTCGGCGGGAAGATCAACGAGGTCGCCACCGACGCCACAGCGATGCCACAGCGCGACTCCGGTTTCAAGGCCATGTTCCAGTGCATATGGTCCGACGAGACCGACGACGCCCACTACCTGAAGTTCCTCCGCGACTGGTACGCGGACTTCTACCAGGAGACCGGGGGCGTGCCGGCCCTCAACGGTGTCACGGACGGCTGCTACATCAACTACCCGGACGTCGACCTCACGAAGCCCGAGTTCAACACGTCGGGGATCCCCTGGACCGAGATCTTCTACAAGGACAACTACCCCCGCCTGCAGAAGATCAAGGCCACCTACGATCCCGGCCAGGTATTCCGGCACTCGATGTCCGTACAACCCGCAGCCCGATAG
- a CDS encoding choice-of-anchor A family protein, which translates to MRITATAAATVLGGALVLGLTAVPATQAAPADSAGCTTDAFGIAGKYGEFVLGDDVHSPDAEGAVAVGGNADFRGGFSVANELTASEVDALPGRASLVVRGDLINGGSVTAVMKGNAVVGGEVRDRAVELHSGTFRKDAGLIDFDAEFGKLRTYSSALAGEAVTDGTDVALDGAKLTLKGSDTGRNIFKVTAGQLEQAKDIYLKVPAGATAIVNVSGETYDMAKAGTTGFFLSGGQDYVLDDKLQSASDGKVRARLLWNFPEARTVTKSSQAAWPGSVLAPRAHLELGTGAPVNGSVWVASLHGSGGAETHHFPFTGCLPETGKPPTSTPTPGDTPSATPPVDATPSGSVTPPTESGTPSSGSSEPSVPGTPAPSASKSPGGGDLASTGSSGTVPLIIGTAAVLAVGTALLMVARRRAKRT; encoded by the coding sequence ATGCGCATAACCGCAACCGCCGCAGCAACCGTGCTCGGTGGAGCTCTCGTTCTCGGCCTCACGGCCGTCCCTGCCACACAGGCCGCCCCTGCCGACTCGGCAGGATGCACCACCGACGCCTTCGGGATCGCCGGTAAGTACGGCGAGTTCGTCCTCGGAGACGATGTCCACTCCCCCGACGCGGAGGGCGCGGTGGCCGTGGGTGGCAACGCCGACTTCCGCGGCGGATTCAGCGTCGCCAACGAGCTGACGGCGTCCGAGGTCGACGCGCTGCCCGGCCGGGCTTCCCTCGTCGTCCGTGGCGACCTGATCAACGGCGGTTCGGTCACCGCAGTGATGAAGGGCAACGCGGTCGTCGGCGGCGAGGTCCGCGACCGTGCGGTCGAGCTGCACTCCGGCACGTTCCGCAAGGACGCCGGGCTGATCGACTTCGACGCCGAGTTCGGCAAGCTCCGCACCTACTCGTCGGCGCTGGCCGGGGAAGCGGTGACCGACGGCACGGACGTCGCGCTGGACGGCGCCAAGCTCACGCTGAAGGGCAGCGACACCGGTCGCAACATCTTCAAGGTGACGGCCGGTCAGCTGGAGCAGGCCAAGGACATCTACCTCAAGGTCCCCGCCGGTGCGACCGCGATCGTCAACGTCAGCGGCGAAACGTACGACATGGCCAAGGCGGGCACCACCGGCTTCTTCCTGTCCGGCGGCCAGGACTACGTGCTGGACGACAAGCTCCAGAGCGCCTCCGACGGCAAGGTCCGCGCCCGGCTGTTGTGGAACTTCCCCGAGGCCCGCACGGTCACCAAGAGCAGCCAGGCGGCCTGGCCGGGCAGTGTGCTGGCACCCCGGGCACATCTGGAACTGGGGACCGGCGCACCGGTCAACGGCTCGGTGTGGGTTGCCTCGCTGCACGGCTCGGGCGGCGCGGAGACGCACCACTTCCCCTTCACCGGCTGCCTTCCGGAGACCGGAAAGCCCCCGACCAGCACGCCGACGCCGGGCGACACCCCCAGTGCGACACCGCCGGTGGACGCGACCCCGTCCGGCTCCGTGACACCCCCCACGGAGAGCGGCACCCCGTCCTCCGGTTCCTCCGAGCCCTCCGTACCGGGTACTCCTGCTCCGTCGGCGAGCAAGTCGCCGGGCGGCGGCGACCTGGCCTCGACCGGCAGCAGCGGCACCGTTCCGCTGATCATCGGCACCGCCGCGGTGCTCGCCGTGGGTACCGCCCTCCTCATGGTGGCCCGCCGCAGGGCCAAGCGCACCTGA
- a CDS encoding HEAT repeat domain-containing protein — MTDSESARMTRLLSGLPAAARELLLGTDWESLQHAYGSGEDLPVSLCSLVDEDPEVRSGALAALDMGVLHQGSLYTVTAPAALFVAAILDHPMGLAEHEGHFPWDDGPPRSLRAALLFWLGQVAESAAYGEDPVRDRTDWQWAPWHDGTRREHDPDEVAALHACREMRPTLYDAVEPFLSSPDPHVREAALGAAVPLLLTPGLADRVPRAATLLRAGLGPVAGRRERASVARALGVWGMDTSDLLADSDPAVRVCAALGPGHVDRPRALAVLLDALRDPGTTDGWFPEPLPGLDGWFRFTVLRSALALAETFEEVAPVVVAIVAAGGTSVTDHERGPILLRAFTGGYAPTHPLTPAQRNLLRAFVDTDEASGGIAGNSLWFRAAGLPENREGIAALL, encoded by the coding sequence ATGACGGACAGCGAGAGTGCCCGCATGACGCGGCTCCTGAGCGGGTTGCCGGCAGCGGCCCGAGAACTGCTGTTGGGGACGGACTGGGAGTCTCTGCAGCACGCCTACGGCTCCGGTGAGGACCTACCAGTCTCCCTGTGCTCCCTCGTGGACGAAGATCCCGAGGTTCGGTCCGGGGCGTTGGCCGCGTTGGACATGGGCGTGCTGCACCAGGGATCGCTGTACACCGTCACCGCGCCCGCGGCCCTGTTCGTCGCCGCGATCCTCGACCACCCCATGGGCCTCGCCGAGCACGAGGGGCACTTCCCGTGGGACGACGGGCCGCCGCGCAGCTTGCGGGCCGCCCTGCTCTTCTGGCTGGGGCAGGTTGCCGAGTCGGCCGCCTATGGAGAGGATCCGGTACGCGACCGCACCGACTGGCAGTGGGCGCCCTGGCACGACGGGACGCGACGCGAGCACGACCCGGACGAGGTCGCCGCCCTGCACGCCTGCCGGGAGATGCGCCCCACCCTGTACGACGCCGTCGAGCCGTTCCTCTCCTCTCCCGATCCCCACGTCCGAGAGGCCGCGCTCGGGGCCGCAGTGCCACTCCTCTTGACCCCAGGGCTCGCCGACCGGGTGCCGCGGGCCGCCACGTTGCTGCGGGCTGGCCTGGGCCCCGTGGCGGGGCGACGGGAGCGAGCGAGTGTGGCGCGGGCGCTCGGAGTGTGGGGGATGGACACCTCCGACCTGCTCGCCGACTCCGACCCAGCTGTACGGGTCTGCGCCGCGCTCGGCCCCGGACATGTCGATCGGCCACGCGCTCTCGCCGTCCTTCTCGACGCCCTGCGGGACCCGGGAACGACGGACGGCTGGTTTCCCGAGCCACTGCCCGGGCTCGATGGGTGGTTCCGATTCACCGTGCTGCGCTCCGCGCTCGCCCTGGCCGAAACCTTCGAGGAGGTGGCACCAGTAGTGGTCGCCATCGTGGCCGCCGGCGGCACGTCGGTCACCGACCACGAACGCGGGCCGATCCTCCTCAGAGCCTTTACTGGTGGCTACGCCCCGACCCACCCGCTCACTCCCGCCCAACGCAACCTGTTGCGGGCCTTCGTGGACACCGACGAGGCGTCGGGCGGCATCGCCGGAAACTCTTTGTGGTTCCGCGCGGCCGGCCTGCCCGAGAACCGGGAGGGCATCGCTGCGTTGCTGTGA